One genomic window of Comamonas serinivorans includes the following:
- a CDS encoding DUF2059 domain-containing protein: protein MKTWIVSLALACCAGIAQAAPPSSASIEQLLALTGAERLLNDLGGITDQVLRTSMQDASQGQALTAEQQAVMDRMPAKLAALLREEMAWDKVKPHYVRIYQESFDQAEIDGLIAFYASPAGQAMVQKMPTVMAKSMAFMQVQMRSIMPKLNALVQDTLDEARQAKPPAD from the coding sequence ATGAAAACCTGGATCGTCAGCCTGGCGCTGGCTTGCTGCGCGGGCATCGCGCAGGCCGCGCCGCCCAGCTCGGCATCGATCGAACAGCTGCTGGCGCTCACGGGCGCCGAACGCCTGCTCAACGACTTGGGCGGCATCACCGACCAGGTGCTGCGCACCAGCATGCAGGACGCCAGCCAGGGCCAAGCGCTGACGGCCGAGCAGCAAGCGGTGATGGACCGCATGCCCGCCAAGCTCGCGGCGCTGCTGCGCGAGGAAATGGCCTGGGACAAGGTCAAGCCCCATTACGTGCGCATCTACCAGGAGAGCTTCGACCAGGCCGAGATCGATGGCCTCATCGCCTTCTACGCCTCGCCCGCCGGCCAGGCCATGGTGCAGAAGATGCCCACGGTGATGGCCAAGTCCATGGCCTTCATGCAGGTGCAGATGCGCTCGATCATGCCCAAGCTGAACGCCCTGGTGCAGGACACGCTGGACGAAGCCCGCCAGGCCAAACCGCCTGCCGATTGA
- a CDS encoding chalcone isomerase family protein, whose protein sequence is MRSNWMMPAALVAALLCTPAVAQQTKFAPTTTLAGKTLVLNGAGTRYRTVVKVYDLALYVPQKATSREAILAQKGPFRVRLVALRDIDAGDIGRAMVVGMRDNTDPEQAYRLARYTSKIIEIFSADSRIATGTQFGLDWVPGKGADFYLDGKLIGQISDAEFIEPFLSIWIGQAPADHRLKDRLLGLNNQPALAN, encoded by the coding sequence ATGCGCTCGAATTGGATGATGCCTGCCGCCCTCGTCGCGGCCCTGCTGTGCACCCCCGCGGTGGCCCAGCAAACCAAGTTTGCCCCGACGACCACGCTGGCCGGCAAGACCCTGGTGCTCAACGGTGCGGGCACGCGCTACCGGACGGTGGTGAAAGTCTACGACCTGGCACTGTACGTGCCGCAGAAGGCCACCTCGCGCGAGGCCATCCTGGCGCAAAAGGGGCCGTTCCGCGTGCGCCTGGTGGCCCTGCGCGACATCGACGCCGGGGACATTGGCCGCGCCATGGTGGTGGGCATGCGCGACAACACCGACCCCGAGCAGGCCTACCGCCTGGCGCGCTACACCAGCAAGATCATCGAGATTTTCTCGGCCGATTCGCGCATCGCGACCGGCACACAGTTCGGGCTGGACTGGGTGCCCGGCAAGGGCGCCGACTTCTACCTCGACGGCAAGCTCATCGGCCAGATCAGCGACGCCGAATTCATCGAGCCCTTCCTCAGCATCTGGATCGGCCAGGCGCCCGCCGATCACCGGCTCAAGGACCGGCTGCTGGGCCTGAACAACCAGCCCGCGCTGGCCAACTGA
- a CDS encoding ATP-dependent helicase: MPPSMNPAQQEAVNHLHGPCLVLAGAGSGKTRVITHKIARLIEAGLRPGAVLAITFTNKAAAEMRERARGLIGRAANEVIICTFHALGVRLLREDGQALGLSPRYSILDANDVTSILKDCGGTTDAGIARGWQWTISGWKNAGLNAAQALAQAQTESDRVTAIIMQRYEERLTAWQSVDFDDLISLPLRLLRDHAEVREKWQRKIGHLLVDEYQDTNAVQYELLKLLLNARAPLTAVGDDDQSIYGWRGATLENLKRLPQDFPALQVIKLEQNYRSTSAILRAANNVIAPNPKLYPKTLFSELGEGEPVRVADCDGENHEAERVLARILSLRETSPHKEWRDFAILYRANHQARVFETALRKANIPYKVSGGTSFFDRAEIRDLIAWLRLWCNPDDDPAFMRAITTPKRGIGNQTMAQLVQFASQAKLSLFEALFAHSLGTALPGRAVAGLHEFGRLMNDLQFRARHAEGAEAGRAFLNDWLESIGYEEHLKQHEETQQAAAARWANVQDFCDWIVGRCGGEIEDGTNVMSERRSVLEVAQTIALITSLKEKEQDANQITLSTLHASKGLEWPHVMLVGVVEGLLPFQSDAEGAPPMTAQRVEEERRLMYVGITRAQRSLQVSWSRQRKKGRSHVPALPSRFIGEMALNHATTREDPREKLKALRAEFAKRAASAPRGNA, from the coding sequence ATGCCGCCATCCATGAACCCTGCCCAGCAGGAAGCCGTCAACCACCTGCACGGGCCTTGCCTGGTGCTGGCCGGGGCGGGGTCGGGCAAAACCCGGGTCATCACGCACAAGATCGCGCGGCTGATCGAGGCCGGCTTGCGCCCCGGGGCGGTGCTGGCCATCACCTTCACCAACAAGGCGGCGGCCGAAATGCGCGAGCGTGCCCGGGGGCTGATCGGCCGGGCGGCCAACGAGGTCATCATCTGCACCTTCCACGCCCTGGGCGTGCGGCTGCTGCGCGAGGACGGCCAGGCGCTGGGCCTGTCGCCGCGGTATTCCATCCTCGACGCCAACGACGTCACCAGCATCCTGAAGGACTGCGGCGGCACCACCGATGCGGGCATCGCGCGCGGCTGGCAGTGGACCATCAGCGGCTGGAAGAACGCGGGCCTGAACGCGGCCCAGGCCCTGGCGCAGGCGCAGACCGAGAGCGATCGCGTGACGGCGATCATCATGCAGCGCTACGAAGAGCGCCTCACGGCCTGGCAGAGCGTGGACTTCGACGACCTCATCAGCCTGCCGCTCAGGCTGCTGCGCGACCACGCCGAGGTGCGCGAGAAGTGGCAACGCAAGATCGGTCACCTGTTGGTGGACGAGTACCAGGACACCAACGCCGTGCAGTACGAGCTGCTGAAGCTGCTGCTCAACGCGCGCGCGCCCCTGACGGCCGTGGGCGACGACGACCAGAGCATCTACGGCTGGCGTGGCGCCACGCTTGAAAACCTCAAGCGGCTGCCGCAGGACTTTCCGGCGTTGCAGGTCATCAAGCTGGAGCAGAACTACCGCTCCACCTCGGCCATCCTGCGGGCGGCCAACAACGTCATCGCGCCCAATCCCAAGCTCTACCCCAAGACGCTGTTTTCCGAGCTGGGCGAGGGCGAGCCCGTGCGCGTGGCCGATTGCGACGGCGAAAACCACGAGGCCGAGCGCGTGCTCGCGCGCATCCTGAGCCTGCGCGAAACCAGCCCGCACAAGGAATGGCGCGACTTCGCCATCCTGTACCGCGCCAACCACCAGGCGCGCGTGTTCGAGACGGCGCTGCGCAAGGCCAACATCCCCTACAAGGTCTCGGGCGGCACCAGCTTCTTCGACCGCGCCGAAATCCGCGACCTCATCGCCTGGCTGCGCCTGTGGTGCAACCCCGACGACGACCCCGCTTTCATGCGCGCCATCACCACGCCCAAGCGCGGCATCGGCAACCAGACCATGGCGCAGCTGGTGCAATTCGCCTCGCAGGCCAAACTCAGCCTGTTCGAGGCGCTGTTCGCCCACAGCCTGGGCACGGCCTTGCCGGGACGGGCCGTGGCGGGCCTGCATGAATTCGGCCGGCTGATGAACGACCTGCAGTTCCGCGCCCGGCATGCCGAGGGGGCTGAGGCGGGCCGCGCCTTCCTCAACGACTGGCTGGAGAGCATCGGCTATGAGGAACACCTCAAGCAGCACGAGGAAACCCAGCAGGCCGCCGCTGCGCGCTGGGCCAACGTGCAGGACTTCTGCGACTGGATCGTGGGCCGCTGCGGCGGCGAGATCGAGGACGGCACCAACGTGATGAGCGAGCGCCGCAGCGTGCTCGAGGTGGCGCAGACCATCGCCCTCATCACCTCGCTGAAGGAGAAGGAGCAGGACGCCAACCAGATCACGCTGTCCACCCTGCATGCCAGCAAGGGGCTCGAGTGGCCGCACGTGATGCTGGTGGGCGTGGTCGAAGGCCTGCTGCCGTTCCAGAGCGATGCCGAGGGCGCCCCCCCCATGACCGCCCAGCGCGTGGAGGAGGAGCGTCGGCTGATGTACGTGGGCATCACGCGCGCGCAGCGCAGCCTGCAGGTGAGCTGGAGCCGTCAGCGCAAGAAAGGGCGCAGCCACGTGCCGGCCTTGCCCAGCCGCTTCATCGGCGAGATGGCGCTGAACCACGCCACCACCCGCGAAGACCCGCGCGAAAAGCTCAAGGCCTTGCGTGCGGAGTTCGCCAAGCGCGCCGCCAGCGCGCCGCGCGGCAATGCCTGA
- a CDS encoding M48 family metalloprotease — MRFFDHQATARRRSRRLMLAFALVSAATVLAPLGVLAGGAWVISLVSGQPFHLPAKVAWPFVGIALFLTLGGWWLEAGVIRQGSERLAQRLGARELRTAHSFAEQRLANIVSEMALSAQMRRPRVMLLPRADEINAFALGLTPKDWLIVVTQGALTHLSRRELQGLVAHECSHLREGDTAFNLQLMGMVGGLAMVHTYGQWMSDTSREDLPLPKLIAIGWLFMALGFVGWLGARLLQAAASREREFLADAHAVQWTRDVDGLGGVLRKVMTQQVTHSVSRANRLPLGDVLWAPMAHLLLVEWEQNASGWRERLASHPSLDERVARLYGDHRDRLPLLPIDERTGEVRTRSSLATGHAA, encoded by the coding sequence ATGCGCTTCTTCGATCACCAGGCCACCGCCCGCCGACGCTCGCGCCGGCTGATGCTGGCGTTCGCCCTGGTCAGCGCCGCCACGGTGCTGGCGCCGCTGGGCGTGCTGGCGGGTGGCGCCTGGGTCATCAGCCTGGTCAGCGGCCAGCCGTTTCACCTGCCCGCCAAGGTGGCCTGGCCCTTCGTGGGCATTGCGCTGTTCCTGACGCTGGGCGGCTGGTGGCTGGAAGCCGGCGTCATCCGCCAGGGCAGCGAGCGCCTGGCGCAGCGGCTGGGTGCGCGCGAGCTGCGCACGGCCCACAGCTTTGCCGAGCAGCGGCTGGCCAACATCGTCAGCGAAATGGCGCTGTCGGCCCAGATGCGCCGCCCGCGCGTCATGCTGCTGCCCCGCGCCGACGAGATCAACGCCTTCGCGCTGGGGCTCACGCCCAAGGACTGGCTGATCGTGGTCACGCAGGGCGCGCTCACCCACCTGTCGCGCCGCGAGCTGCAAGGCCTGGTGGCGCACGAGTGCAGCCACCTGCGCGAGGGCGACACCGCCTTCAACCTGCAGCTCATGGGCATGGTGGGCGGCCTGGCCATGGTGCACACCTACGGCCAGTGGATGAGCGACACCAGCCGCGAAGACCTGCCGCTGCCCAAGCTGATCGCCATCGGCTGGCTGTTCATGGCGCTGGGCTTCGTGGGCTGGCTGGGCGCGCGCCTGCTGCAGGCCGCAGCCTCGCGCGAGCGCGAGTTTCTGGCCGACGCGCACGCTGTGCAGTGGACGCGCGACGTGGACGGCCTGGGCGGCGTGCTGCGCAAGGTGATGACGCAGCAGGTCACGCACAGCGTCAGCCGCGCCAACCGCCTGCCGCTGGGCGACGTGCTGTGGGCGCCCATGGCCCACCTGCTGCTGGTCGAGTGGGAACAGAATGCCAGTGGCTGGCGCGAACGCCTGGCCAGCCACCCCAGCCTGGACGAACGCGTGGCGCGCCTGTATGGCGACCACCGCGATCGCCTGCCCTTGCTGCCCATCGACGAGCGAACGGGCGAGGTCAGGACGCGGAGCAGCCTGGCCACGGGCCACGCCGCCTGA
- a CDS encoding LemA family protein: MGWWIAAAVLACVIVWAVMAYNRLVELRNRIANAFAQIDVQLKRRHDLVPNLVEVAKKYLSHEHDTLQAVIAARGQAQSAAAVARREPGNAQAMAGLAAADGLLGGALGRLMVVSEAYPDLKADQTMRELSEELTSTENRIGFARQAFNDAVLDFNTASQVVPTVLVARLAGFTPASALQATQSEAERQPVKVQF, encoded by the coding sequence ATGGGATGGTGGATTGCAGCGGCCGTGCTGGCTTGCGTGATCGTCTGGGCCGTCATGGCCTACAACCGCTTGGTCGAGCTGCGCAACCGCATCGCCAATGCGTTCGCCCAGATCGACGTGCAGCTCAAGCGCCGCCACGACCTGGTGCCCAACCTGGTCGAGGTGGCGAAGAAGTACCTGAGCCACGAGCACGACACGCTGCAGGCCGTCATCGCGGCCCGCGGCCAGGCGCAGTCGGCCGCCGCGGTGGCCCGGCGCGAACCCGGCAACGCCCAGGCCATGGCCGGCCTGGCCGCCGCCGATGGCCTGCTGGGGGGCGCCCTGGGGCGCCTGATGGTGGTGTCCGAGGCCTACCCCGACCTGAAAGCGGACCAGACCATGCGCGAGCTCAGCGAAGAGCTGACGAGCACGGAAAACCGCATCGGCTTTGCGCGCCAGGCGTTCAACGATGCCGTGCTGGACTTCAACACGGCCAGCCAGGTCGTGCCCACGGTGCTCGTCGCGCGCCTGGCCGGCTTCACGCCCGCCAGCGCGCTGCAGGCCACGCAAAGCGAGGCCGAGCGGCAGCCCGTCAAGGTGCAGTTTTGA
- a CDS encoding DUF2322 family protein, with the protein MSFADNLRDLPAIDHLAALELLDEAGQVVASIPNQPGKAGSLKLYAALAARHGAINLAAAEEGLALFAEHTEDARQHPGSHPNIDRLFEVIATGKPLSVRLLPA; encoded by the coding sequence ATGAGCTTTGCCGACAACCTGCGTGACCTGCCCGCCATCGACCACCTGGCCGCCCTCGAGCTGCTGGACGAGGCGGGCCAGGTGGTGGCCTCGATCCCGAACCAGCCCGGCAAGGCGGGTTCGCTCAAGCTGTATGCGGCCCTGGCCGCCCGCCACGGCGCCATCAACCTGGCCGCCGCCGAAGAAGGCCTGGCCTTGTTCGCCGAACACACCGAGGATGCGCGCCAGCACCCGGGCAGCCACCCCAACATCGACCGCCTGTTCGAGGTCATCGCCACGGGCAAGCCCCTGTCGGTGCGCCTGTTGCCGGCTTGA
- a CDS encoding MFS transporter, with protein MTESTRQAQAGQAPSGQFALLGQRRFAPFFWTQFAGAANDNLFKFAFTVMVTYMLQVSWLPADMAGLVIGALFILPYLVFSATSGQLADKLEKRALIRFVKWLEVAIMALAAWGFFSANVPVLLLCTFLMGLHSTLFGPVKFAYLPQHLSERELTGGNGMVEMGTFVAILLGQLVGGVLVVVPQVGPEWVGISCVVLALLGRLAAQFIPVSPATDPGLQVNWNPVTETWRNLRLAHEQLAVFRSLLGISWMWFFGAVFLSQFPAFAKEVLHCDAHVASLLLAVFSVGIGVGALLCEKLSGHQVEIGLVPVGAIGMTVFAIDLFFATRSLPAPPASGLFDVGGFLQQGAHWRVMADLGLMSMFTGLFSVPMYALIQLRARPSHRARIIAANNILNALFMIASAVIAGALLQAGFSIPQIFLFTGIANALVAAYIFFLVPEYWLRFHAWVLTKLVYRFRITGRDHIPADGPAVLIANHVSFIDAVLLMAASPRPIRFIMDHQIFKVPVLGWLFKLAKAIPIAPARDDPAAYERAFVEAAQVLREGELLAIFPEGAITRDGELGAFKSGVLKILEQARADGLSVPVVPMALTNLWGSYFSRIEPTGAMTKPFRRGTFSPVGLSVGEAMPPEAQTLETMRARVQDLLQPATDGCRRHPDPTPSPE; from the coding sequence ATGACCGAATCGACCCGCCAGGCCCAGGCCGGCCAAGCGCCCTCCGGGCAGTTCGCCTTGCTGGGCCAGCGCCGCTTTGCGCCGTTTTTTTGGACCCAGTTTGCCGGCGCCGCGAACGACAACCTCTTCAAGTTCGCGTTCACCGTGATGGTGACCTACATGCTGCAGGTGAGCTGGCTGCCGGCCGACATGGCGGGCCTGGTGATCGGCGCGCTGTTCATCCTGCCCTATCTGGTGTTCTCGGCCACCAGCGGCCAGCTGGCCGACAAGCTGGAAAAGCGCGCGCTGATCCGCTTCGTCAAATGGCTGGAGGTGGCCATCATGGCCCTGGCGGCCTGGGGCTTCTTCAGCGCCAACGTGCCGGTGCTGCTGCTGTGCACCTTCCTCATGGGCCTGCACTCCACCCTGTTCGGCCCGGTGAAGTTCGCCTACCTGCCGCAGCACCTGTCCGAGCGCGAACTGACGGGCGGCAACGGCATGGTCGAAATGGGCACCTTCGTCGCCATCTTGCTGGGCCAGCTGGTGGGCGGGGTGCTGGTGGTGGTGCCGCAGGTGGGGCCCGAATGGGTGGGCATCTCGTGCGTGGTGCTGGCCCTGCTGGGGCGGCTTGCGGCGCAGTTCATCCCTGTGTCGCCGGCCACCGACCCCGGCTTGCAGGTGAACTGGAACCCTGTGACCGAAACCTGGCGCAACCTGCGCCTGGCGCACGAGCAGCTGGCCGTGTTCCGCTCGCTGCTGGGCATCTCGTGGATGTGGTTCTTCGGCGCTGTGTTCCTCAGCCAGTTTCCGGCCTTTGCCAAAGAAGTGCTGCACTGCGACGCCCACGTCGCCTCGCTGCTGCTGGCCGTGTTCTCGGTCGGCATCGGCGTGGGGGCGCTGCTGTGCGAAAAGCTGTCGGGCCACCAGGTCGAGATCGGGCTGGTGCCCGTGGGCGCCATCGGCATGACGGTGTTCGCCATCGACCTGTTCTTCGCCACGCGCAGCCTGCCCGCGCCGCCCGCCAGTGGCCTGTTCGACGTGGGCGGCTTTCTGCAACAGGGCGCGCACTGGCGCGTGATGGCCGACCTGGGCCTGATGTCGATGTTCACCGGCCTGTTCAGCGTGCCCATGTACGCGCTCATCCAGCTGCGCGCCCGGCCCTCGCACCGCGCGCGCATCATCGCGGCCAACAACATCCTCAACGCGCTGTTCATGATCGCCTCGGCCGTGATCGCGGGCGCGCTGCTGCAGGCCGGCTTCTCCATCCCGCAGATCTTCCTGTTCACCGGCATCGCCAATGCGCTGGTGGCGGCCTACATCTTCTTCCTGGTGCCCGAGTACTGGCTGCGCTTTCACGCCTGGGTGCTCACCAAGCTGGTGTACCGCTTCCGCATCACCGGGCGTGACCACATCCCGGCCGACGGTCCGGCCGTGCTCATCGCCAACCACGTCAGCTTCATCGACGCCGTGCTGCTGATGGCGGCCAGCCCGCGGCCCATCCGCTTCATCATGGACCACCAGATCTTCAAGGTGCCCGTGCTGGGCTGGCTGTTCAAGCTCGCCAAGGCCATCCCCATCGCCCCCGCACGCGACGACCCCGCGGCCTACGAGCGCGCCTTCGTCGAAGCCGCCCAGGTGCTGCGCGAAGGCGAGCTGCTGGCCATCTTCCCCGAAGGCGCCATCACGCGCGACGGCGAGCTGGGTGCGTTCAAGAGCGGGGTGCTGAAGATCCTGGAGCAGGCGCGCGCCGACGGCCTGAGCGTGCCCGTGGTGCCCATGGCGCTGACCAACCTCTGGGGCAGCTACTTCTCGCGCATCGAACCCACGGGCGCCATGACCAAGCCATTCCGGCGTGGGACCTTCAGCCCGGTGGGCCTGAGCGTGGGCGAGGCCATGCCCCCCGAAGCGCAGACGCTGGAGACCATGCGCGCACGCGTGCAAGACCTGTTGCAGCCGGCGACTGACGGCTGCAGGCGGCACCCTGATCCGACGCCCTCACCCGAGTGA
- a CDS encoding helix-turn-helix domain-containing protein: MSTTQDLVTALKHELKAAQMTYADLAKELGMAESSVKRMLAKGDMPLTRIDAICRALKLDFADLARRVADAQPLLSQLTQAQEVAVVADKKLLLCAICVLSHWTLEQICEAYRIDEPECIRHLVMLDRIGIIELRPLNRYRLKLAKTFRWRPNGPVMDFFRENVLLDYYGGSFDRDDEVLQLVHGTIGHSMGPVFVERIQRIAQDFAKQHLADQKLPDDMREGYTLLLSMRRWEFAAFTALRR; the protein is encoded by the coding sequence ATGAGCACCACGCAGGACCTGGTCACCGCACTCAAACACGAACTGAAGGCCGCGCAGATGACCTATGCGGACCTGGCCAAGGAGCTCGGCATGGCCGAGTCCAGCGTCAAACGCATGCTGGCCAAAGGCGACATGCCGCTGACCCGCATCGACGCCATCTGCCGTGCGCTCAAGCTCGACTTTGCCGACCTGGCGCGCCGCGTGGCCGACGCCCAGCCCCTGCTCAGCCAGCTCACGCAGGCCCAGGAGGTGGCCGTGGTGGCGGACAAAAAGCTGCTGCTGTGCGCCATCTGCGTGCTGAGCCACTGGACGCTGGAGCAGATCTGCGAGGCCTACCGCATCGACGAGCCCGAGTGCATCCGCCACCTGGTGATGCTCGACCGCATCGGCATCATCGAGCTGCGGCCGCTGAACCGCTACCGCCTGAAGCTGGCCAAGACCTTCCGCTGGCGGCCCAACGGCCCGGTGATGGATTTCTTCCGCGAGAACGTGCTGCTGGATTACTACGGCGGCAGCTTCGACCGCGACGACGAGGTGCTGCAGCTGGTGCACGGCACCATCGGCCACAGCATGGGGCCGGTGTTCGTCGAACGCATCCAGCGCATTGCGCAGGACTTTGCCAAGCAGCACCTGGCCGATCAGAAGCTGCCTGACGACATGCGCGAGGGCTACACCCTGCTGCTGTCCATGCGGCGCTGGGAATTCGCGGCCTTCACCGCCTTGCGGCGCTGA
- a CDS encoding SDR family oxidoreductase — MNPQKAVLVIGAGDATGGAIARRFAREGYIACVTRRSADKLQPLVEQIRADGGQAHGFGSDARQEEAMASLVAHIERDIAPIEVAVFNIGANVRFPITETTARVYFKVWEMACFAGFLMGREAAKVMVPRGRGTILFTGATASLRGRDGFAAFAGAKHGLRALAQSMARELWPKGIHVAHPIIDGAIDTDFIQSNFPERYATKAQDGIVNPERIAELYWQIHQQPRDAWTHETELRPWMEPW; from the coding sequence ATGAACCCACAGAAAGCTGTGCTCGTCATCGGTGCGGGCGATGCCACGGGAGGCGCGATTGCCCGCCGCTTTGCGCGCGAGGGCTACATCGCCTGCGTCACGCGCCGCAGCGCCGACAAGCTGCAGCCCCTGGTCGAGCAGATTCGCGCCGACGGCGGCCAGGCGCATGGCTTTGGCAGCGATGCCCGCCAGGAAGAGGCCATGGCCTCGTTGGTGGCGCACATCGAGCGTGACATCGCCCCCATCGAGGTGGCGGTGTTCAACATCGGCGCCAACGTGCGCTTTCCCATCACCGAGACCACCGCGCGCGTCTACTTCAAGGTGTGGGAGATGGCCTGTTTCGCCGGCTTTCTGATGGGACGCGAGGCGGCCAAGGTGATGGTGCCGCGGGGCCGCGGCACCATTCTGTTCACCGGGGCCACGGCCAGCCTGCGGGGGCGCGACGGGTTCGCGGCCTTTGCCGGCGCCAAGCACGGCTTGCGGGCGCTGGCACAGAGCATGGCGCGCGAGCTGTGGCCGAAGGGCATCCACGTCGCCCACCCCATCATCGACGGCGCCATCGACACCGACTTCATCCAGAGCAATTTCCCCGAACGCTATGCGACCAAGGCGCAGGACGGCATCGTCAACCCCGAGCGCATCGCCGAGCTGTACTGGCAGATCCACCAGCAGCCGCGCGACGCCTGGACGCACGAAACCGAGCTGCGGCCCTGGATGGAGCCGTGGTGA
- a CDS encoding 2-hydroxychromene-2-carboxylate isomerase has protein sequence MSKTADFLFDFGSPNAYLSHKVIPQIEARTGARFTYVPILLGGLFKAANNRSPMEAFADIPNKLAYERVERERFVKRHALTAFRHNPHFPVNTLQIMRGAVAAQQLGCFERYVDVVYASMWERGANMADAAVIAAELTAGGLDAAAIQAASQAPEVKAGLLANTQQAFERGAFGSPTFFVGPEIYFGKDKLREVEEALAA, from the coding sequence ATGAGCAAGACCGCGGATTTTCTGTTTGACTTCGGCAGCCCCAATGCCTACCTGAGCCACAAGGTGATCCCGCAGATCGAGGCGCGCACGGGCGCGCGGTTCACCTACGTGCCCATTTTGCTGGGCGGCTTGTTCAAGGCGGCCAACAACCGCTCGCCCATGGAGGCCTTCGCCGACATCCCGAACAAGCTCGCCTACGAGCGCGTGGAGCGCGAGCGCTTCGTCAAGCGGCATGCGCTCACCGCCTTCCGCCACAACCCGCACTTTCCGGTCAACACGCTGCAGATCATGCGTGGCGCGGTGGCGGCGCAGCAGCTCGGCTGCTTCGAGCGCTACGTCGACGTGGTCTACGCCAGCATGTGGGAGCGCGGCGCCAACATGGCCGACGCTGCCGTCATCGCGGCCGAACTCACGGCGGGCGGGCTGGACGCGGCGGCCATCCAGGCCGCCTCGCAGGCGCCCGAGGTCAAGGCCGGGCTGCTGGCCAACACGCAGCAGGCCTTCGAGCGCGGGGCCTTCGGCTCGCCCACCTTCTTCGTCGGCCCGGAGATCTACTTTGGCAAGGACAAGCTGCGCGAGGTCGAAGAGGCGCTGGCGGCTTGA
- a CDS encoding RidA family protein yields the protein MSDIHYQAVLPEGWQRPRGFSHGVVAQGSKLLRIAGQIGSKPDAHGVEAGLDFGQQWERALGNVVAVVRAAGGSASHLVALRVYVTRMDDFREHGAAIGAAWSTHLGKHFPAMTLVQVAGLLDAHATVEIEAEAVLA from the coding sequence ATGAGCGACATCCATTACCAGGCCGTGCTGCCCGAGGGCTGGCAGCGCCCGCGCGGTTTTTCGCATGGCGTGGTGGCCCAGGGCAGCAAGCTGCTGCGCATCGCGGGGCAGATCGGCAGCAAGCCGGACGCGCACGGCGTGGAAGCGGGGCTGGATTTCGGCCAGCAGTGGGAGCGCGCGCTGGGGAATGTGGTGGCCGTGGTGCGCGCCGCTGGCGGCAGCGCGAGCCACCTGGTGGCGCTGCGCGTCTACGTCACCCGCATGGACGACTTTCGCGAGCACGGCGCCGCGATCGGCGCGGCCTGGTCCACGCACCTGGGCAAGCACTTTCCGGCCATGACGCTGGTGCAGGTGGCGGGCTTGCTCGATGCCCACGCCACGGTGGAGATCGAAGCCGAGGCCGTGCTGGCCTGA
- a CDS encoding glycosyltransferase family 2 protein: MQPISTPPEVSIVVPIYNEVDNLPDLVTRIEAAMRSQPLSFELIAVDDGSRDGSGKLLLELARTRPWLRPVLLARNYGQSSGLQAGFDRVRGRYVVTLDADLQNEPDDIPLLLNRLETDPDVDMVSGWRKDRQDAALSRKLPSKIANRLISQATGVQLHDYGCALKAYRRHIIDRIHLYGELHRFIPSLARDAGARITEVPVRHHARTRGVSKYGIDRTFRVILDLILMVFLMRYRQRPLHAFGGVGLWLATPGFLILAWLFLLKLFGHDIGGRPLLIVGVMLVLMGITFVAAGLIGELLTRIYYESGGGQQYYVNEPETSSETGANSPADAQHIPPTQAAHGQGERPPGTPV, encoded by the coding sequence ATGCAGCCCATTTCCACACCCCCTGAGGTCTCCATCGTCGTCCCCATCTACAACGAGGTGGACAACCTGCCCGACCTGGTCACGCGCATCGAGGCCGCCATGCGCAGCCAGCCGCTGTCGTTCGAGCTGATTGCCGTGGACGACGGCTCCCGCGACGGCAGCGGCAAGCTGCTGCTCGAGCTGGCCCGCACGCGGCCCTGGCTGCGCCCCGTGCTGCTGGCCCGCAACTACGGCCAGTCCAGCGGCCTGCAGGCGGGCTTCGACCGCGTGCGCGGCCGCTACGTGGTCACGCTGGATGCCGACCTGCAGAACGAGCCCGACGACATCCCGCTGCTGCTGAACCGGCTCGAGACCGATCCCGACGTGGACATGGTCTCGGGCTGGCGCAAGGACCGGCAGGACGCGGCGCTCTCGCGCAAGCTGCCGTCCAAAATCGCCAACCGCCTGATCTCCCAGGCCACCGGCGTGCAGCTGCACGACTATGGCTGCGCGCTCAAGGCCTACCGGCGGCACATCATCGACCGCATCCACCTTTATGGCGAACTGCACCGCTTCATCCCATCGCTGGCGCGCGATGCCGGCGCCCGCATCACCGAGGTGCCCGTGCGCCACCACGCCCGCACACGCGGCGTGTCCAAGTACGGCATCGACCGCACCTTCCGCGTCATCCTGGACCTGATCCTCATGGTCTTCCTGATGCGCTACCGCCAGCGCCCGCTGCACGCCTTCGGGGGCGTGGGCCTGTGGCTGGCCACGCCGGGTTTCCTCATCCTGGCCTGGCTGTTCCTCCTCAAGCTGTTCGGTCACGACATCGGCGGGCGCCCGCTGCTCATCGTCGGCGTGATGCTGGTGCTGATGGGCATCACCTTCGTCGCCGCCGGCCTGATTGGCGAGCTGCTCACACGCATTTACTACGAGTCGGGTGGCGGCCAGCAGTATTACGTCAATGAACCCGAAACATCATCGGAAACTGGCGCAAACTCCCCCGCCGATGCCCAGCACATCCCGCCAACCCAGGCTGCACACGGCCAGGGCGAGCGGCCGCCAGGCACCCCTGTCTGA